A genomic region of Pseudochaenichthys georgianus chromosome 12, fPseGeo1.2, whole genome shotgun sequence contains the following coding sequences:
- the niban2a gene encoding protein Niban 2a, with the protein MGDVVSAHLDESRREMITARTGGVFRDFSDVYEQQYAVALFNSVRYEIEGGGGPQSQLLHRKDPLAGRSIFSGSLFQYQEESRKWRNRFVSVPNSYIIGLYESKTSHDRGLHPKVSINCAGYKALTSMEEYMELINTSLPDIKAKVASNPFIKCASQFPLILWHPYARHHYFCVMTEKEQTKWHAVLQDCVRHSNNGLSEDCSVQTQAFTDSVRLFRQAKGNYGTWDMMCGKPPQILANLVMETLHPELRSLIGPRLRGKMQQRQRHWMLISDAVYKQVLTQTSFQYDALVDSCEAQRAPLDARLRTDMDQMITSKEHVSGKIRALVFPKAEQTLRTNVQPYTSSILEALMEPTSRGFSEVRDVFFREMVELSKNSLNGGGKDKLGDNMERLSMLAFHPVKMQSCYEKVEQLNLEGLQQRFDVASPSVFVSRAQILMREQMDNAVYTFEQLLHQSLETKGEEDMCKTMQCCQDRVLKKYDYDSSTVRKKFFREALLQIIIPYMLKQLSPSCLPELPRFKELIFEDFSRFLLVENMFEELVLQSVSKDIMMAVKEAAVQRRHNLYRDSIILTNSDPNLHLLGESSAVDWAAEFGSDEPEGPAGGDGVKGGGSASRRRQVVSMIQLDGLPLSFESCMEVPGVELIPEEDDEMCEDEEDLGPSEDPKSPDSVNEIRGLINPVVALGLPVVEETKSDITNGTEPTTGTVTLEDSVQMDVTPVREDVPMKSPRDKTSPQTILQELVGSKKQEVDTEEAAIQNAIEEIEIAVQEDDSEKIAEVSTAKSDNESSPAPQVVTDLSLQNDSGFQSQANEGQEEDEPQPITNGLSGEDNIIDPMDVEVVLV; encoded by the exons CCCGGACAGGAGGCGTGTTCAGAGACTTCAGTGACGTGTACGAGCAGCAGTACGCAGTCGCTCTGTTCAACAGCGTTCGCTATGAGatagaaggaggaggaggaccgcAGTCGCAGCTGCTTCACAGGAAG GACCCCTTAGCAGGCCGCTCCATCTTCTCTGGGAGTCTGTTTCAGTATCAGGAGGAGAGTCGGAAGTGGAGGAATCGCTTTGTGTCGGTGCCCAACAGCTACATCATCGGCCTCTATGAGAGCAAAACA TCGCATGACAGGGGCCTTCACCCGAAAGTATCTATCAACTGTGCTGGGTACAAGGCCCTGACCTCGATGGAGGAATACATGGAGCTGATTAACACCAGCCTGCCAG ATATCAAAGCCAAAGTGGCGAGTAATCCTTTTATCAAGTGTGCGAGCCAGTTCCCCCTCATCCTGTGGCACCCGTACGCCCGCCACCACTACTTCTGTGTGATGACGGAGAAGGAACAGACCAAGTGGCACGCAGTACTGCAGGACTGTGTCAGACACAGTAACAACg GTCTGTCGGAGGACTGCAGCGTTCAGACACAAGCCTTCACCGACTCTGTGAGACTCTTCAGACAAGCTAAAGGAAACTACGGCACATGGGATATGATGTGCGGAAAGCCCCCACAG ATTCTTGCTAATCTGGTGATGGAGACCCTCCACCCAGAGCTGAGAAGCCTCATCGGACCTCGTCTGAGGGGGAAGATGCAGCAGAGGCAGCGGCATTGGATGTTG ATCTCTGACGCAGTGTACAAGCAGGTGCTGACTCAGACCAGCTTTCAGTACGATGCGCTGGTGGATTCTTGCGAGGCCCAGAGAGCTCCACTGGACGCCAGACTGCGAACCGACATGGACCAGATGATCACGTCTAAAGAACACGTCAGCGGCAAGATACGAG CTCTGGTGTTTCCCAAGGCGGAGCAAACACTAAGGACGAACGTGCAGCCGTACACCAGCTCCATCCTGGAGGCCCTGATGGAGCCCACCAGCCGAGGGTTCTCCGAGGTCAGGGACGTGTTCTTCAGGGAGATGGTGGAGCTCAGCAAGAACTCGCTCAACGGAGGGGGCAAAGACAAACTGGGAGAC AACATGGAGAGGCTGTCCATGCTCGCCTTCCACCCGGTGAAGATGCAGAGCTGCTACGAGAAGGTGGAGCAGCTGAACCTGGAGGGGCTGCAGCAGAGGTTCGACGTGGCCAGCCCCTCGGTGTTCGTCAGCAGGGCTCAGATCCTCATGAGAGAG CAAATGGACAATGCAGTGTACACATTTGAGCAGCTGCTCCACCAGTCTTTGGAGACCAAGGGAGAAGAGGACATGTGCAAGACCATGCAGTGCTGCCAGGACAGGGTTCTCAAG AAATATGATTATGACAGCAGCACAGTGCGCAAGAAGTTCTTCAGAGAGGCTCTGCTGCAGATCATCATCCCGTACATGCTAAAGCAGCTGTCGCCTTCCTGCTTACCT GAGCTGCCTCGCTTCAAAGAGCTTATCTTTGAGGACTTCTCCCGTTTCctgctggtggaaaatatgttCGAGGAGTTGGTGCTGCAGTCAGTCTCCAAGGACATCATGATGG CTGTGAAGGAGGCCGCGGTCCAGAGGAGACACAACCTGTACAGAGACAGCATCATTCTGACCAACAGCGACCCCAACCTGCACCTGCTGGGAGAGAGCTCTGCGGTGGACTGGGCTGCCgaatttggatccgatgagccCGAGGGTCCGGCTGGGGGCGACGGCGTTAAAGGAGGGGGTTCTGCGAGCAGGCGCCGGCAGGTGGTGTCCATGATCCAGCTGGACGGGCTGCCTCTGTCCTTCGAGTCCTGCATGGAGGTCCCAGGCGTGGAGCTCATCCCTGAGGAGGACGACGAGATGTGTGAGGATGAGGAGGACCTCGGCCCGTCGGAGGACCCCAAATCTCCTGACAGCGTGAATGAAATCAGGGGTCTGATCAACCCGGTGGTGGCGTTGGGGCTTCCGGTTGTAGAGGAGACCAAGAGCGACATCACCAACGGGACGGAGCCAACAACGGGCACCGTGACCCTGGAGGACAGTGTGCAGATGGATGTCACCCCCGTGCGAGAGGACGTCCCAATGAAGTCTCCCAGAGATAAGACGTCCCCGCAGACAATTCTCCAGGAGCTGGTGGGAAGCAAGAAGCAGGAAGTGGATACGGAGGAAGCAGCCATCCAGAACGCCATCGAGGAAATCGAGATAGCGGTGCAGGAAGATGACAGCGAAAAGATTGCAGAAGTCTCCACAGCGAAATCAGATAACGAGTCGTCTCCAGCACCACAGGTGGTCACAGACTTGAGCTTGCAGAACGACAGCGGCTTCCAGTCGCAAGCCAATGAGGGGCAGGAAGAAGACGAGCCTCAGCCAATCACAAACGGTCTGAGCGGAGAGGACAACATTATTGACCCGATGGATGTGGAAGTGGTTTTAGTGTAG